The sequence TGTACAGACGACAGCCCAAAAATATACGACTCCAACCCATACAGGTCTGCTGTTTTCATTGGAGCCCGTTTTTGCGGCATTATTTGCGTTTGTTTTTGCAGATGAAAGGCTGGAAATCAAAGGATATGTAGGAGCTAGCCTCGTTTTGTTGAGCGTATTAATTACCCAGATCGATTTGAAAAAGGGGCTAAGAAAATCAGGATTCCTAAATCCAAGGCGAAGTCGGAATTAACTCTATAACAGGATAAAAGGAGATGAACAGAATGAACGTACTCCTTGTCTATGCCCACCCGGAGCCGAAGTCATTCAACGGAGCGTTAAAGGATCTTGCCGTTGCCTTTCTGACAGATGAAGGTCATCAGGTTAAAGTGTCCGACCTCTATGCGATGAATTTCAAGGCTGCTGCCGATCGCGATGATTTTCTCATGCTGGAGAACCCGGATTTTTTTATGTACCAATTTGAACAAGGAAAGGCTACTAAAACAAATACCTTTGCCTGGACTCCCGCACGTGATGAGGATGCCCGAATCCGGTACTTGGAAGATTACAAAAAGCGTCTTCAAAATCTCTCCGCGATACTTTCTATCCCGTATCATCCTATTTCTCATTATGACGAGCATCACCAATTGAAAATGGAGTACAGGTAAAATACTTTTCCCGAAACGTGGATGCAAGACGCAATTCGCGCATCATGGAGCGTTTTTTGTGTTGATGTCCTTGCATCCTTTTCAGGATATTGTCCAGTGCCTTGACTGTGTCGACGATATGCTTTCCTTTGTTCAGCATAACGCATTCGGAGCCTTCGCCCATGGCTGCATCGGTTATTTCTGCCCGGGATGGAAGTCCTTCCTTGGCCATGCTCTCCAGTACCTGAGTAGCCCAGATGACAGGAACATGCGCCGCCTCACAGATCCACAGGATTTCCTCCTGTACCTCGGCCATTCTCTCGAAGCCGCACTCCACGGCAAGGTCGCCTCTGGCAATCATCACTCCGCAGCGGGGGACCTTCATAATCTCCAAGAGCATGGAAGGCAAGTTCTCAAAGCCGCGCTGCGTTTCGATTTTCAGTACGATCCCCAGTTCCTGGCTATTAAGCTCATACAGGTGTCTACGAAGAAGTTGCACATCCTCCACACTATTAGCGAATGACAGAGCCACAATGTCTGCATGACTGGCAACAAACTTCAAATCCTCCACGTCCTTGGTAGTCATAGCCGACAAATGAAGATTGCTGTTAGGCAGGTTGATCCCTTTTTCACCGCCCAGCTTATGACCGCCTTCCCGTGTATGGGTTATTCGAACATACAATCTGTCAGCTTCAGCCCGTTCAACAATTCCTCCGATTTTGCCATCATCAAACCAGATCTCCTCTCCTGCTCTGATATCCCCGAAAACTTCATGCGCGGGAGATCCGATTGCCGCGGGACTGATTACATTTCCTTCGTTATCCAGAGCTGCGGGCCGCCCGTACTCTAGTTCTGGCTCTAAAATAAGGAGATCCCCAATGGTCAGGTGGATGGTATTTTTCTTGGCAGGGAGACTGCCAATTGTCGTTTTAAACTTTGTACCCGTACCGGATTCGGTATGAATGACTAATTCAGTGCCAGGTATGATATAGGCAGTTTTATTAGCCTCCGCTAAACATCCTTTTTCCGTGACGTCAATTACCTTCAGAGTCCGTCTCGCGTCACGCGCATCCTGTATTTTGATACGGTCCCCTGTTGCAAGCTTGTCCAGCCATTCTCTTTCTACCGGCAAGAAATAGTCGGCTGCTGTGATGGGGGACGACGGAGTTTCCTTGGCGAATAGCCACACCCGAGCAGGTCGAATGATTTGACCATAATCATTTTTCAAAGGGCGTATTTTTATTACCGCCGGTTTGGGCTGGGCGGACCCGGTTCGAAGCTTCGGACCCGCTAAATCCATCATAATTTGGCATGAAAGATTCGTTGCCTTCTCAGCTTTGCGAAGATTGTTAATGACCTTTGACCAAATCTCCTGATCGTCATGAGCACAGTTGATACGCATACAGTTCATGCCGCTCATTAAAAGATTATACACAAGCCAATAGTCGTCAGCTGCTTCGTTGGGCATGGTAACCATAATCCGCACATTTCTGTCAGCAGGCGGGGCACCAAGCAAGGCTTCCGTATGTTCTCGCAGAAGCTGCTGGCCGGCTTTACTATCCAGAATCGGGGAATGAAGACTCCAAGGACGCTGTACCAACTGGTGAAGCACTCGCAAGACCGCATCGACTGTTGCCAACACAGTAAGCTCAGATCTTCCCAATGAGGATAGCCCCATCTGAGCCAGCTTACCCTGCAGCGAGCGTATGTCTTGACTTCGCAATGCCAGGTAATGCAGCAGGTTCTGGGCGCTAAACAAGTAATCTGGATGACGATCAAGCAGAGCACTATTAGACTCACCAGCCATTCTCAACATGTCTTCCCGAATCGCGCTGAGTTGGCTGATCAACTCCTCAATCTCGGCCGATTGATGCAAAAAGCTGTTGTAATTATATTTATCTATCATACCTGGCTCACCTCTTAAAAATAAGTAATATACGAATTTGTTTATGGATAAGCAGGTTCATCATTTCCTCTTCCAGTTTATTAGATATATTCACAAAATGAAAGCCCTTCCATATAAAAATAACGGATATAATGAGATTGAAAGCTAAACCTAAACCCGTGAAAGGAGAATGGCTCCCATGAAAGAAAAAATCACTTATGGGTCGATTGACGAGTATATTGCAGCGTCCACTCCCGAGGTTCAGGAGATTCTTCAGACTCTAAGGCAAGTGATCCAGGAGTCGGCGCCGGACGCGAAGGAGAAGATCAGCTACCAGATGCCTACATTCGAGCTCCATGGAAATCTTGTGCATTTTGCGGCTTTTAAGAAGCACATCGGTTTTTACCCGGCCCCGAGCGGAATCGAAGCGTTCAAAGAGGAAGTGGAGGAATATCACAAGTCGAAAGGGACATTACAATTCCCTCTAGATAAGCCGCTGCCCTATGACCTCATCAGCAGAATCGTTAAATACAGAGTTGCAAGCAACATTGAAAAAGCGGAAGCGAAATTGAAGAAGAAGAGCTGATTATCGGGGGGATAAAAATTGAGAAGCGAGCAAGAAATGTTCGATTTGATACTAGGAATAGCTCAAAAGGATGAACGAATTCGCGCGGTGTATATGAACGGCTCACGCACCAATTCGAATGCCCCCAAGGATATTTTTCAGGATTATGATATTGTTTATATAGTGACAGAGACAGCCTCTTTTATTAATAATGAACAATGGACAACTATGTTTGGTGATATGCTGATGATGCAAGAGCCGGA is a genomic window of Paenibacillus durus ATCC 35681 containing:
- a CDS encoding NAD(P)H-dependent oxidoreductase; the encoded protein is MNVLLVYAHPEPKSFNGALKDLAVAFLTDEGHQVKVSDLYAMNFKAAADRDDFLMLENPDFFMYQFEQGKATKTNTFAWTPARDEDARIRYLEDYKKRLQNLSAILSIPYHPISHYDEHHQLKMEYR
- a CDS encoding pyruvate kinase; protein product: MIDKYNYNSFLHQSAEIEELISQLSAIREDMLRMAGESNSALLDRHPDYLFSAQNLLHYLALRSQDIRSLQGKLAQMGLSSLGRSELTVLATVDAVLRVLHQLVQRPWSLHSPILDSKAGQQLLREHTEALLGAPPADRNVRIMVTMPNEAADDYWLVYNLLMSGMNCMRINCAHDDQEIWSKVINNLRKAEKATNLSCQIMMDLAGPKLRTGSAQPKPAVIKIRPLKNDYGQIIRPARVWLFAKETPSSPITAADYFLPVEREWLDKLATGDRIKIQDARDARRTLKVIDVTEKGCLAEANKTAYIIPGTELVIHTESGTGTKFKTTIGSLPAKKNTIHLTIGDLLILEPELEYGRPAALDNEGNVISPAAIGSPAHEVFGDIRAGEEIWFDDGKIGGIVERAEADRLYVRITHTREGGHKLGGEKGINLPNSNLHLSAMTTKDVEDLKFVASHADIVALSFANSVEDVQLLRRHLYELNSQELGIVLKIETQRGFENLPSMLLEIMKVPRCGVMIARGDLAVECGFERMAEVQEEILWICEAAHVPVIWATQVLESMAKEGLPSRAEITDAAMGEGSECVMLNKGKHIVDTVKALDNILKRMQGHQHKKRSMMRELRLASTFREKYFTCTPFSIGDARHNEK
- a CDS encoding iron chaperone — its product is MKEKITYGSIDEYIAASTPEVQEILQTLRQVIQESAPDAKEKISYQMPTFELHGNLVHFAAFKKHIGFYPAPSGIEAFKEEVEEYHKSKGTLQFPLDKPLPYDLISRIVKYRVASNIEKAEAKLKKKS